In Prinia subflava isolate CZ2003 ecotype Zambia chromosome 1, Cam_Psub_1.2, whole genome shotgun sequence, the DNA window TTAAGATTTTGGGTGGGAAACATGAATAGATACTTGAGAAAAACTCTGAGACTCTTACAGAGATTATGGGGAATTGAGCTAAGAAAATGAATCTGAGCTTACAGACTTATATAGGCAGAGATGTCAGAGGAGTTGCTTTACATGGGAGTAAACAGAGAGAGTTATTGGAATAATCGGAGAGGCATTGACACTGATTTTATctgagtttttgttttgtctaaTCTCCTAGAAACTAAGTTTTTGCAAGTAGGTCAGTAATTTATCTTTTCTATGACTTGCCATTTTCAATTGCTGGAAATAGCCCGGTCCAGCTGGATCTGTAATATTGTAATTGTTTCTGGGGTATTGTTTACACCCACTGTGAATATTAGAGATCTGAAAGGAGCATATTAACTGCTATTTTTTAAACCTACGTGTTAGATGGTGTTGAAGAAATGGTACACTTTAACTGGAtttccaaaactgaaaatacttcACCTTGTAGTGCTTGAATTGCCTTTGGAAATTCCTTGTTGCAAATGTTTCTCTCAGAAGCTCCTTGTATTTTGAGCAGTGTGAGAAAGGTAGGTATagcaactgaaaagaaaattgcaaaatCCTTGTTAGGCAAGGTGCATTTTGTTCTGCAATTCAATATACCCATGCTGGATTGCTGTTCTGGTTGACTGCACTAGTAAGGACaagctgaaaaataatttgggaaTGTAGTTTCAAGGATATTCATCTTCAGGACTCTAGGAGTCATACTGATGACTACATACAAAATCATCTTTAAATGTTCAGAGGAGTAATAGCTGCAGTAGTTCAAAGTAAAGGTTTCATTTACACAAGATGAAATTTGACCCTTGACAGAAGACTAAGACAAGCCCTCATGAGCTCCTTTGTTCTTAGCTTCTCCAGGGATGATTTCACTCATTGTGTTCAGTCTTGATTTAAACACATCATCACATTTTTACAACAAATTACCAAGCAGCAGGTGGACTGCAATCCACTCTTTGTGCATACTCAGCTGTATTGAGTCTATTTAACACAGCTTCATTTAGTTCAGCTGAATTGTAGAAGCTTGTGAACTTTCTGTAACTCGGTTTTGTCTTTCATTAGTCTAAGATATATGAAGGTTAAAGGTTACTGGAATGACTTAAGAAtgtgttatttcatttatattatttatatgtaAGCTAAATTGAGtttattcttgttttctgtgttaaatTTAAACACAAGTTAAAATTTGACAATGAGCCATTATTAATGCTTTTCTCTAATGtgtttttttgtccttttcccaGTAATGTAGCTCCATCTATATAGTCCTAATGTTAAAAGAAGTTTGAAAAGACCCTGAGTCTTTTGAAGGGATAATTAGCTTGGAATGCTTCACAGCAGTTCCTCGATCTTTTTAGAAATACAATCTATGTATTCCATAAGATAGAAAGGTATTTGTGAATTATAGCCATAGATTCATGAGCAGGCATGACTTCATCAATAAATGATGAGCACTTCTTTTGTGTTGTAGGATGCATGTGGTCTCAGGTTTAGCCTGTATATGTAGTAAGGATGAATAAAGTTTAAACACAAATAGTTGAAAAAAGTATGAAAATTGTGCATGTGTTCATGACTTTATGATTTGTTTGAATCAACTTCCTTGCTGCCCTAGATGTGAAGGAGGTACAGCACTTGCTGAGTTTGCCTGTGTTGATACCGGCCGGGTTTTCTTGACTGTCTGCTGGGATATCCCCACCTGTGACAGTGTCAGAAGCAGCTCCTGActctgtgcctggctgtgtgAGTGAAGAGGAAGATATGTCTCCATACTTTCCATCTTCATGCTCTCATCACCCCGAGGTGAGAACTATTGCTCCATGACCCATCTAATGTGATTCCCCTATTGTCACAGACGTTGTTAACTAGACTTTTAAAGCCCACACAATTTATCTTGCACCACATGTGTAAACCTGCTCTTGCAAACCAGGACTACTGCACACCCCTGATCTTAACTTTTTATCATAGATTTTCCACACACAGGAGATTTCCAGCTCCAGTCAGCTGCACAGCTTTCTCCTCTAGGACAAGTATATGCAGGCTACAGAGCTGCTGTCCACAGGTTTCCTTACAACTCCAAActgaggagctgaggaagggagATGAATAAACATACTGCCCTATGAACTTGTGCATAAAGCTGAGTCCTCGttccttttcccttttactTTTTTCACCAATCCTCGAAGTGCATGCACTGAGCTGCAAAGTGCATGAAAAACAATCCTGTAACTCAATTCTCACCATAAGGTAAGTCCCAGAATAatgcttttgtcttttctgttgGCTATGGACTAAGCAATACTGAAGCACTAGTGAGATTAAACGTTTTCTCAGACAAAAAAATTCATGTTTGGTTAAATTTAGGATTAATCTACAGTGATTTACTCACCTTACAAATTAACTCTTTTTCTCTATACCCAGcacttccatttttcttcttcttttgttaAGATTGTGTCTCTGACATGTAAGTCCATGCCAGTACTTCTATTCAGCTTATTAGGCCTTTCTGCACAATGCTTGTAACAATGTACTTTTCATTGCCTTTACCATGTGCTTTTTGCTGCACCTTCATCTCATATCTTATGTACTTTACTAATGATTAAGGGGAAGCAGATGCCCCTGGTTTATACTCACATTATCATGTGACAATGGCACTGTGTGAACTGGAATTGGCTGCCAAAGGATTCTGGAGTTCCAAATCTGATCCTGTGTCGGTGGGTACAGTCCAGCAAGACTTGCTTGAGCACTCATAAGTGTGTGATCACAGTCAGTGCTTTGAACATAAatctgaaggaagaaaaaaaattggaaggTGATTTCTTCCATTAGGTTTACTTTATTGTCTTCTTGTTTGGAAAAAAGGGGGCTGGTACTGGGAAAGTTGTCATTAAAATGGAGTGGCACAAAGAAGGACTATGAgaaagaaggaggagggaaaaagacTGCAGCTGGAGTAAAATTTTGCTGGACACCTGAGCTACAGCATGGTAACATTTATCTTAGGAATCCTATTAGACAGCGTGAGACTGACTCTATTTGACTCTCTAGGATTTGGGACATCATATGTGTGCTGAAAAGCTGGAACCCAAGTGAAAACGGAGTTGTATCTGCAGTCCATGTGGAAATGTAGCATTGGAGGTGTTTGGCATAGATGCTCTCCCATACAGCAGTGAGGGAGCTGAATCTGGTGTGCAGCCTGAAAAGCTTTTCATGTTGATTTCAGTAAACCATCAGGATAAAAACTGAACCACAGTTTCAGGGACACTTTGGAATTACATTGACTTCAATTGATATTAAATTTTCTCCAACTGCACCAGGTTTAGACTCTTATGCCTCCAGGAAATCCCATTAACAACCATGAAAAACATCTTCCTGCCCAGATCCAGTACTTGCCTCACACTGCTTGTATACAACACTCAGGAAATGAGAGTATCTCCTCCGCATGTACTGGCCAAGCTCATACTGTTGTTGTATGCCAAGCTGTAGAAGTAACACAAGAGTGTAAGAGGCTAAAGAAATGTGATATGCAACCAAAAAAGAATGCAGTAATATTtgatataattttaataaagaccattttccttttcaaagtgAAGTAGGAAAGAAGACATGAGAAAAAAGTAGTGAAGTTGCTGCATGTACAGTGTTGGATAATGTTAGATATGACTCTTGATGGATGCAGTTTTGTATTTTGCTCTGTGGAAAGCTATGTGTATGTTTATCTGAGCTGGTGAGACTTAAAGTAGGCATAGAGATGTTCCAACACCATCTGTCTTGTTTCTACTCTATTGCTGTCTCAGAGCTGATTAATTGGGAGTGCAGACAGAGCAGCCACATGTCTATGAAGACACATCCAGGATATGAATCCCATAGAGTGTCACCAGTGATTCCTTAGGGGGGCTAGTTTTAGCCTGGGCAAGATATAATTTTTCAGAATAGACTTGAAGTAAAAGTCCTCCAAGCCTTCAGGCATTTTGCTGCAATATTAATTATTATCAACAGTCTAAAACATTCAATTTTTGATTCTTGACTATGTTCCCAACTTTCAGTCACTGAATCTTGTTACACTTTTGAATAACATTCACCATCCCAGATCTTATTCACAGTTAAACAGTAATCCATAAAATGGAATCAAGTCACTTTATCTGTGTTAAATTATCTAATGAAAATTCTCTACCCTCAAAGCAAAATAGGTTTTTCAGTCTCAACATTCTAGTAGCTCTTAGCTGAACATCTTTCAACTTACCTACATATTTTTGTGAACACATGACATATGATCATGAAATCAGTCAGGTTGAAAATGACCTCTGAGATAACTGAGTCCAACCTATTACCTAACACTACCATGTCATCTAAGCCATGGCACTAAGTACCGTTTCCAGACTTTGCTTAAACACCTCTAGGGCTGATGACTCCACCACAATCACACACAGTGTCCCTGTAAAAGTCTCTATATTGCCATCTTTTTACTTGTACCTGGTGTTTCCTGGCcgaaatttaaatatatttcactttGTTCATGAAATAATTACTATACACTAGGATCCCAAGTACAGTGCTTATTCATTGCTTCCTAAAGCAATTTTCTAAGTCATGGGATCAGAGGATAATTCAGGCTGAAAGAGGCCTCAGGAAGTCTCTAGTCCAACCTCCTGCTCAAAGCCAAGTCAGCTATGAGGTCAGACTAAGTTGCTCAGGCCCCACTGTGTGTGCATGGGAtcacctctttctctttctctttctggaaCTGTGCATCCAGTTTCCTAGGGTATAGGTGTGGTTTAGGCTTCTGCCCCAACTTGCCTAATACGCATGTTGTGAAGTCCTGACACCTGGGTCTTGAAGTCTTCCAAGCCCTGGAGCAAGCTGGCATGGATTGCTAAACTTGCATAGTGTTTATGTGGAATGACTGAGTCACAGCTGAGTTGGGAAGCTGGTCTGTTACTCCTGTTTCTTCAAGAGAATTGACATGAGCAGAAACAGGCCTGATTTTGCTTTGGAGATCAGTTTTGCCTCTTCAGAACAGTGGGGAAAGGAACCCCTCAGGTAGTTTGTTCTGTTCTGATTCTGATGGGGACCTGGCAAGTTCCTCTAGGCAAGAGACCCACTGGACATAAGGTGTATGTGCCTAACAGAGAGTCACACCTCACAGTCTGCCTCCACATGCATTGTAGCCATTTATCTGGGACAACCAGACTCCTGGCACTTCCAAACTACTTCAGGAAGACTGCCAGGTTCTGACTACTGGACAAATAACTCATAGCTTTTGTCCATCCAAATAACATATCTTGGGGAAAAAGGAATGAAGCACAAGTACCCAGACACGGTAGGTCCTTCTGGTGCGAGGGGAGCAGAAGTGGGGTTAAAACCACTCAGTGCCAAGTATTACCCTCCAGTCTGGTAGCACACTTCACCCTTGGCAGCTCATGAAAGTGACAGTCAAGGCAGGCACAGCATCTGTCCAATACAGTCTCTCTGGTTGTTTCAGCTGCTTCTGGTTACTACCAACAGCTGATTCCACAAATCCCTGCACTAAAATAGCTGAGTGTTAAATCAATTTTCTTGGGCATAGCATGAGAGAAGTTACTGCTAGGACTGATCTGAACAGCTCATGAGTTAGGAAGCACTCCTATTTGGCAGACATTGAGGGAGAGTTGTGTGTTAGCACTTCCACCACCTTATGCTACTGATAGTTAAAGCTTCCTGTATGGTCAGAGGTGAACTGAGGTGGTCACCAGTGTCTGGCTCCTCCCAGAAGACTCTAGTCTGCAATCAAAAACTCAACATATACTGACACTGGACCAGAATAGACTGACTCAGCTTCATTTAAAATTAGTGAGTGCTGTTGCTGTATTTTTCTAGTAAGTTTTTTTGCTGTCCTTAAATGGCAACTTAATAAGGGCTTTCTCGAAATGAAAGCAAAGTTCCAACCCCCAAATATCACCACACCATTTCCCAATATTTCAGTTCTTAGACCAGATAAAAAAACTCACCTTGGTAAGTTGGCTATATCCCTGTTGTCTTGCAATTTCTTTGTGCTTATCAGTTGGAAAAAACTCCTGTGGGGTATGCTCACCATGGCGAAATACCTGATAAAACAGATGAAATTGCTTTTGTATTACTGGTATTTTTGTGGTGATTATGACTAGTGTAGTCACAGGGAATATGCAATGACAGTGAGTACTATATCTGACAGGTGCTAAGTATTTTAGTGGTGCTTGCCTTTAGTTAAGATAGCTACATTTcctgtttaatttatttagaCAAATATAACTGGTTCTTTTCTTGGCATTTGAGAATAAATTAGCTCAAATAAATTCTTGCGAGTTATAAAAACTACAGGATACCCTATTATATTTTAAAGAGGTTTTATGTGTTTTAGGAGGTATAGACCATaatattaaatgaaaagaaaacaaacagaagcatATTAGTaattttgcagaaatatttgaaCATTGGTACTTTGGTATGACTAAGCTggaattcagaaggaaaaaccccaaaccattaCTCAAGATAACAGTTCTGTGGCTGACTGCTGTGAAGTTCTCTTACTTGGCAGGAATTAACCTTAAAAAGTCATATGTTGGCTTTTTCATCACAAGAGGTGATAAAAGTATTATCTAATGTGTAAATACATGCCAAACCGTTGCTCTTAAAACATTGAACCTGTTTTGGAATTTCACTTCAGATAAAAGATGTATTTATACTAATACATTGGATTTTTTCATCTGTACAATGAATTCTTTGCTTTGTGTGCTTTGCAGCATAATTCCTGTAGATATATGCCTTATATGATTCTAAAATTTTaacaccagattttttttttaatttcttaatccAAACAGGGAGAAATGTAATCAAAAACTGCAGGacaaaaattatataaatgatttatatgtgtgtgtgatgtTCAGAATAGGATTCAGGCTTCCTGCAAACAAATGGTGCATCATAATCATTGCAAATAGCATTAGCTCCACAGTGCTGGTTTCTGGGTTGCTTGTTCAGTGTCATTGTACACTTGTTTGAGTTTCACATACTGAAATTTACTTTGCATGTTAATCTATTGAAACCACTGGAAAAGTGGAAACTCTTCCATGGTAAAGAGGATTTCTGCACACTTGGTATTTAGTTATGAAATcttcttttacattttaaaacagaatcctgtgttatttttctcttactGCTATAAAATAGACATTCTAAATCCATCCAGAAAGTAAGTTCATCTAGGAATGCacaaagaagacaaaatgataaaatcttatttaaaattGACTTTTTTTGGACAATGCactaatgaatttttaatatggaggaaacatttaaatatttgaaaaggtGCCCCCTCCTCCCTACCCTAGAGTACAAGAAGAGTAGTAAGTGACAGGTTTTGAAGAAATTTCATTTGCCCATACTTACTAGGGACACAAACTTCAGTTTCCTTTTAGCTGTTGTTTGGTGaagaaagatgcagaaaagaCAGAACATGAAACACAGGCTCCAGATTCCACAGACCAGCTGCCTCGCTCTCATCCTGAGGGTAGCTTTCAGCTGTTTTGCACACCAAGGTCCCTGGCTGGATGTGGTGATACAGTAGATATGTGGCTAAGAGGGGTGGAGTCAGTTGTGCTTAGTGAAATCTGAGAGTGGGCTGTGAAGTTGTCTCCTCCTGCCTCTATCCCATTCTAGGGTTAGTGCTTTTCAGGGAACtcatgaaatgaaaaacatatttaacaTTTGTACTCAGATTCTGTGTCCCTTGTATAGCATGGAGTGAAATCTTTGAGCACTCTAATACCTGCCCCTGGCAAGGCAGGCAAATGTAAAGAACTTGAGGTTGCCCTCTATTATTTAACTAGGATTTAGTATGGGTCAGTCAGCCTTCCCAAACAGGAAAATGCTGTGGATATCTTACTGTATGCAAAAGAGCTACTAAACCATTTGCATTCCTAGTGCTTCTCTGAACACTTTGTACTTAGAAGGAGCAGTGCTAACAAATGTCCTTTTATATATCTCTGGATTTGGCTGTGATTTGTAGGAGGAATAAGCAACAGAAGGTTTTGTTGCAAAGGAACAGGAATAAGCCTAAATTCATtgcaaaaaatataaagatCTATGAATGAACTTTTAATCTCTTTAGTAGATTGGCTCTGTCTCTAGTGGCAAAGCATGTGACACTGGTCTCTAGAACTATCCTCCAGAATTTCATACAGCtagttaaatttttaaattttaaatttctcttgCTGCAAACACTCTCAGCGGTATAACGTGCATATATCAAGAGTTGTTTCTGTCATTTCCccagtatattttaaataagaaaaaaatctagctCAGAGACACTGTTGCGAGAGACAGAATTTATTCTTGCAGGTTGTTGATCTATGTTCAGTCCCACTAGTGTTAATGGAAGTCCTGTTAATATGTAAAAATTGAGAGTGATTTCTTAGTCaagaaatcaaatcaaatgCTCTCTgtaagaatttaaaagaaattactgaaaaaaaatttatcaTGCTGCTACCCAAAAAGGTTATATAATCTCAAGCTAGTTTAAggcacaaaacaaaacttttcttGTGATTATTAGATAGAGACTTGTCTAGGGGGATCAGTTCTCCTTCCGGAGGTAACGATGTTGTATCTTTCACATTTGTCAGAGCTAAAGAGATTCCTCTGTGAAACATCCAGAggtcacattttcatttctgcctTTATCTCTGACAATTTTAAGAGattcagaaatataaaaatgtggGGAGTTAGCTACATTtattgagaaagaaaatgttttgtttttttttttaaattttggagGTACCTGGGGGGACATATGGGTCAACTGATTAAAGCTATTCACACTGTGCATTCACACCCTTCATACCTCAAAAATTTCTCTGAAGAGTCTTTGTTTTACTGTTTCTAGAGAACATGGCATTAGACACCACTCCTAAAATACACTACTCTGCAAGACAAGATTTTTAAATAGACCAACTCATAAAAAATAGGCAAGCTCTCAGAATTGCAAGATTCCCTTCAGGTTCTTCATATACTGTAGATATGTCTAGGAGGGATTGCAGACctgcaaaagaaacagaaagatttaACTTTCACCTTTTCAAGCATCCATTGCCTCACACTTTCTGTGAGACTTCTGTAACTAGGAAGGTAAAATTACCCTTACTTTGAGGATGACAAAATATTAGTGTAAATATTAgtgtaaaaaatgaaatgtgaaaaaatattgaTGTTAAGGCTGGTACTTGCTTTCTTTGATCTGATCTTGATGCTTctaattctgtgagaagagacaTGTAAAGGGCTGGAATTGTTTTTAAGTACACCATGTTGATTAAATCTGTTCCTGTTGAAGGTCACAGAGGGAGAATGAAACAATGTGCTGTGCCATGGTGAGAGGTGTGTAAACTATAGCTGTTCCAAAGTCAAGGTAACTGCTTCTTTAATAAGCTTGCAGCCTGTGTTAAAGCAACAGCTGAAGGTGGAAGAGGAAAAGATAATGATAAAGGTAATAACTGTACTTCTCTCACTTCCTTGGGAGTACAAAGGACAATATATGAGGTGTCGATCACATGCCTTTATCTTACCAATAAACTTGATGAAATATTTATGGGATCATGATAAACTAAATATTACTCAACAAGTAAAAGTACAGCTTTGTGTTGTGTTCTGTACTGTGATATCTAAAGACTGTTA includes these proteins:
- the LOC134555865 gene encoding prostatic acid phosphatase-like isoform X3 → MRARQLVCGIWSLCFMFCLFCIFLHQTTAKRKLKFVSLVFRHGEHTPQEFFPTDKHKEIARQQGYSQLTKLGIQQQYELGQYMRRRYSHFLSVVYKQCEIYVQSTDCDHTLMSAQASLAGLYPPTQDQIWNSRILWQPIPVHTVPLSHDNLLYLPFSHCSKYKELLRETFATRNFQRQFKHYKQFLKFLATHTGYPLKKLTTERIWKLSDTLQYEHAATIAALQMALNVFNGKLPPHSACHFFELYQEKNGQYTIEMYYRNNSLREPHPLTLPGCKFRCPLERFTHLVSPILVHHWTRECRM